A genomic region of Desulfosarcina ovata subsp. ovata contains the following coding sequences:
- a CDS encoding CHC2 zinc finger domain-containing protein, translated as MASEQPNNVKEYYRLVTGIDIGLVARELLGGRVVQESANLLQCDCPNHKSQSHRSLHVMLDKQGWYCFGCGLGGDVLQLVEFINDCVVTRGQSGPMPESHQGARDFLAVKAGLPSLSSYGLSPEQLAEAEAARSLELRVQSALTDLALFYHQRLKENPEVLQWLHSQYGITDETIENLLIGYADNNGDTESCEGVIATLTNKKHGFSLRELSATGAFRPTGQDGLFPFFEKRIVFPYWSRGRVVFMIGRKTPWTPDRNWEHGKYKKLPVHNDSSNKHIAPCINNGYLFNEDCLLANPERLIITEGVTDCISLMEHGFAAVSPVTVRIRAADWERLLPRLRSVKTVYICQDNEISQAGLHGALKTAFVLAGHKIQTKLVVLPLDEHRENARKELKERFGLDTAVGPRDLTKRLAGRPEKEIKEAEELLAAAKIDVNDFFASGHTEVDFEGLIAESKMPLEFGISRLPADVSEEERNRSLESVLHEVAQLVPLEQNRYLKLIQEHFGKSNLSLAVLRDQIRVLQKEKRAQAKQEKKREKRTPSAPAGSCRARIKQIMFETEEESGSPDYPRVAEAAYDWFAANGARFFRTPQGEPFMFFEDAIFWMDTPDRGRKRLYSSVIYKHTGLVQTTGGGRTFYEVLANLAVERGPVRDHFSWLHTNVGDCTVYFNLNNPNHEIAKITPGGIEILKNGGNADGVILDGSRKLEPICFLPDADPDEADQLLSELILGNMTCPPGDRYLILSWLSCFLLIDFAGTRPMTRFEGPAGSGKTTASKLISAMLYGEPQQKKSTDAANYTDGSQNPLIVLDNIEVKQMTEDLTTFILTSITGIAKEKRKSGTDTETVIERTKCLLNTTGIEPLGGELAEILSRSFIIRFDLDEQASDCFLEAKVLAAIREHRALIISALMKRTQQILAMINEGGQEKVMRLLHKTLGNHGKRRCNDYLSLMYLMMLAGEPQEEIDQALETMPQQFLDRIASLNRISMETARESNPIATVLAALFKAYRHALEADQESTALNVAKTNKAAFLERYQLDFLDEETIKGALARDLFIAIKRLAKDFGLSFHMNSVQQFAQRFSNDLDTIRQVGFDITVNRPNHSVRRTATYDITYIA; from the coding sequence ATGGCATCGGAGCAACCAAACAACGTCAAGGAGTATTATCGACTCGTCACCGGGATAGACATCGGCCTCGTGGCAAGAGAGCTTCTGGGTGGCAGAGTCGTGCAGGAGTCTGCCAACCTTCTGCAGTGCGATTGTCCGAACCATAAGAGCCAGTCTCACCGGTCGCTTCATGTCATGCTGGACAAGCAGGGATGGTACTGTTTCGGCTGCGGCTTGGGCGGCGATGTGCTGCAGTTGGTGGAGTTCATCAACGACTGCGTGGTAACGCGGGGTCAATCCGGTCCCATGCCGGAAAGCCACCAGGGAGCCCGCGATTTCCTGGCCGTCAAGGCGGGTCTCCCTTCGTTATCAAGCTATGGATTGTCTCCGGAGCAATTGGCGGAAGCTGAAGCGGCGCGGAGTCTGGAGCTGCGTGTTCAATCCGCACTGACCGACCTCGCTTTGTTCTATCACCAACGGCTCAAGGAAAACCCCGAGGTCCTTCAATGGCTCCATTCTCAGTACGGGATCACGGATGAGACCATTGAGAACCTGCTTATTGGCTATGCGGACAATAATGGAGATACGGAAAGCTGTGAAGGTGTCATCGCCACACTGACCAATAAGAAACATGGCTTCAGCTTGCGGGAGCTGTCCGCGACCGGCGCGTTCCGTCCGACCGGTCAGGACGGCCTTTTCCCATTCTTTGAAAAACGGATCGTTTTCCCGTATTGGAGCCGCGGTCGCGTGGTCTTCATGATCGGCCGTAAAACGCCGTGGACTCCGGACCGGAACTGGGAGCATGGCAAATACAAGAAGCTACCGGTCCATAATGACAGTTCGAATAAGCACATCGCCCCGTGTATCAACAACGGCTACCTCTTCAACGAAGATTGTCTGCTCGCCAACCCTGAGCGGTTGATTATCACCGAGGGCGTCACCGATTGCATTTCGCTCATGGAGCATGGGTTCGCAGCGGTGTCGCCGGTCACGGTTCGTATCCGGGCCGCCGACTGGGAACGGCTGCTGCCGCGCCTTCGCAGCGTCAAGACCGTCTATATCTGCCAGGACAACGAGATATCCCAGGCCGGATTGCACGGTGCGCTTAAAACCGCGTTCGTTCTTGCCGGGCACAAGATCCAAACCAAGCTGGTAGTCTTACCCCTCGATGAGCATCGGGAAAACGCACGAAAAGAGCTCAAAGAGCGCTTCGGCCTGGATACCGCGGTGGGTCCGCGAGATCTCACCAAGCGTCTTGCCGGACGTCCGGAAAAAGAGATCAAGGAAGCTGAAGAACTTCTGGCCGCGGCCAAGATCGATGTCAACGACTTCTTCGCCTCCGGGCACACTGAGGTGGATTTCGAGGGACTGATCGCTGAGTCGAAAATGCCGCTGGAGTTCGGGATTTCACGCCTACCCGCTGACGTGTCCGAAGAGGAAAGGAACCGGTCACTCGAGTCGGTGTTACACGAAGTGGCGCAGCTTGTTCCTCTGGAGCAGAACCGGTATTTGAAACTCATCCAGGAGCATTTCGGAAAATCCAATCTCTCTCTCGCTGTTCTGCGCGACCAGATTCGCGTCTTGCAAAAGGAAAAACGCGCTCAGGCCAAGCAGGAGAAGAAACGGGAGAAACGGACGCCAAGCGCCCCTGCCGGCTCCTGCCGGGCCAGAATAAAGCAGATCATGTTTGAAACGGAGGAGGAATCCGGCTCGCCGGATTATCCCCGCGTGGCCGAGGCCGCTTACGATTGGTTCGCCGCCAATGGAGCCCGTTTCTTTCGCACGCCCCAGGGCGAGCCGTTCATGTTTTTCGAGGACGCCATATTCTGGATGGACACCCCGGACCGCGGACGCAAGAGGCTCTACTCCTCGGTCATCTACAAACATACAGGGCTTGTTCAGACCACCGGCGGCGGCCGGACATTCTACGAGGTGCTGGCGAACCTTGCCGTCGAGCGAGGCCCGGTACGGGACCACTTTTCGTGGCTGCACACCAACGTGGGCGACTGCACGGTGTATTTCAACCTCAATAATCCCAACCATGAGATAGCCAAGATCACACCGGGTGGCATCGAGATACTCAAAAACGGCGGAAACGCCGACGGAGTGATCCTGGACGGCTCCCGCAAGCTGGAGCCCATTTGTTTTCTGCCTGACGCTGACCCGGACGAGGCCGACCAATTGCTGAGCGAACTCATTCTCGGCAATATGACCTGTCCACCGGGCGACCGTTACCTGATCCTATCCTGGTTGTCCTGTTTTTTGCTCATCGACTTCGCCGGGACACGACCGATGACACGCTTCGAAGGTCCGGCCGGTTCGGGTAAAACCACAGCCAGCAAACTGATATCGGCTATGCTGTACGGTGAGCCCCAGCAGAAGAAAAGCACCGATGCGGCCAATTACACTGACGGTTCGCAGAATCCGCTCATCGTCCTCGACAACATTGAAGTCAAACAGATGACCGAGGACCTGACCACCTTCATCCTCACCAGTATCACGGGCATCGCCAAGGAAAAGCGCAAGAGCGGCACCGACACCGAGACTGTCATCGAGCGTACCAAGTGTCTGCTGAACACCACCGGCATCGAACCACTTGGAGGCGAATTGGCTGAGATCCTCTCCCGTTCCTTTATCATCCGCTTCGACCTGGACGAACAGGCCAGCGACTGTTTTCTGGAAGCCAAGGTTCTGGCAGCCATTCGCGAACACCGGGCTCTAATTATCTCGGCGCTGATGAAACGAACACAACAGATTCTGGCCATGATCAACGAAGGGGGGCAGGAGAAGGTCATGCGTCTTCTTCACAAGACTCTGGGTAATCACGGCAAACGCCGCTGCAACGATTATCTCAGCCTGATGTATTTGATGATGCTGGCCGGTGAACCCCAGGAAGAGATCGACCAGGCGCTTGAAACCATGCCCCAGCAGTTTCTCGACCGGATCGCTTCACTCAACAGAATCAGCATGGAAACAGCCCGGGAATCAAATCCTATCGCCACGGTCCTGGCCGCACTCTTCAAGGCTTACCGCCACGCGTTGGAAGCCGATCAGGAAAGTACCGCGCTCAATGTGGCAAAGACCAACAAGGCCGCCTTCCTTGAACGATACCAACTGGATTTTCTGGACGAGGAAACCATCAAGGGGGCCCTGGCTCGCGACCTCTTCATCGCCATCAAAAGGCTGGCCAAGGATTTCGGCCTTTCCTTCCACATGAATTCCGTCCAGCAATTCGCCCAACGGTTCTCCAACGACCTGGACACCATCCGGCAGGTCGGTTTCGACATTACGGTCAACCGGCCCAATCATTCCGTCCGTCGCACCGCCACCTACGACATCACCTACATCGCCTGA
- a CDS encoding tyrosine-type recombinase/integrase — protein sequence MTNTANIPLRLLPRPEPFGQAVEAFGRRLAADGRSPNTINAYMRDLKCFAGVLSARHPGIAVNGVTTGMIDEALTAPAVLRTVSDTPRSPASLHRFKAAVRSFFTWLEETGQASENPARSVTLHRIPRTPPSFLTEAEKRRLLKELRGRSSTLAIRDRVVIELFLGTGIRLQELVDLDIDDVDLDAKHLHVRAKGDVPQVKFLKSKLRSLLRGYLKERRKQGDGECQALFVSNRGTRLSERQVARRLEHWLKAAGIEKQLTPHSLRHTFATHLYSRTGDILVVQRALGHRDLSTTQIYTHLVDGVLEDAIERL from the coding sequence ATGACGAACACAGCCAACATTCCGCTCCGACTCCTGCCCAGGCCTGAGCCTTTTGGGCAGGCGGTGGAAGCCTTCGGCAGAAGGCTCGCCGCCGATGGTCGCTCGCCGAACACAATCAACGCATACATGCGAGACCTGAAATGCTTCGCGGGGGTGCTCTCGGCCCGGCATCCGGGAATTGCAGTCAATGGGGTGACGACAGGTATGATCGATGAGGCGTTGACGGCACCGGCGGTTTTGCGCACTGTTTCAGACACGCCTCGCTCACCGGCTTCACTCCACCGCTTCAAAGCGGCGGTCAGGTCCTTCTTCACGTGGCTGGAGGAGACAGGCCAAGCTTCGGAGAATCCAGCCAGGTCGGTGACGCTGCACAGGATTCCACGCACACCACCATCCTTTTTGACTGAGGCTGAGAAGCGAAGACTGCTCAAGGAACTTCGCGGGCGGTCTTCGACATTGGCCATCCGGGACCGGGTTGTCATTGAGCTGTTCCTCGGCACCGGTATCCGGCTGCAGGAGCTTGTCGACCTGGACATCGATGACGTTGACCTTGACGCCAAGCATTTGCATGTTCGCGCCAAGGGCGATGTTCCACAGGTGAAATTCTTGAAATCCAAGCTTCGCTCCCTCCTACGCGGTTACCTGAAAGAACGCCGCAAACAGGGCGACGGGGAGTGTCAGGCGCTGTTCGTCTCTAACCGCGGAACACGCCTTTCCGAGCGCCAGGTTGCTCGAAGGCTCGAGCACTGGCTCAAAGCCGCGGGGATCGAGAAGCAGCTTACTCCGCATTCGCTGCGGCACACGTTCGCCACCCACCTCTACAGCCGAACCGGCGACATCCTGGTTGTCCAGCGCGCCCTCGGGCATCGCGACCTGTCTACCACCCAGATCTACACCCACCTTGTGGACGGGGTGCTCGAAGACGCCATTGAAAGACTGTGA
- a CDS encoding terminase large subunit domain-containing protein, with translation MARISAKDRKLAQTLADPVLWGQAYLGNRDGSQRTYWPHQVEDLLCPDKNIIHLDGRDVGKSVCIGTDALHFAFTTRGGQGLIAAPHQGHLDTIAEEIEFQLEANPDLMASIALTKYGKPKIHRKPYFRLEFTNGTILYFRPAGAYGDAFRSLHVERVWVDEGAWLTERAWKALRQCLKSGGKLRIYSTPNGMRNSTYYRLTTSTQFKVFRWPSWLNPIWSEEREAELLEFYGGRDSAGWQHEVAGEHGKPSYGAFNIEYLNFCRQELLEYQKVVITGDELSGCDTEEESHDRLEALLNLVPQTGVFWIGGDLGYTNDPTELVVFQELELGERRIIKLVLRVHMKHVAYPHIAQTIALLDRYYTATGIGVDNGGNGLAVVQELHTLDKYKDLLLDGRLRGYDFGGMTTLAVRDGKEVRKRTKEFMTSLINGALQRRQIVFPAEDLELEDQFTTHTYTLRDGRVIYSKGNDHIIDAVRCALLAREQANLDQVGEETVSLIPILTDPVFI, from the coding sequence ATGGCACGGATATCCGCCAAGGACCGCAAGCTGGCTCAGACTCTGGCCGATCCCGTGCTCTGGGGTCAGGCATACCTGGGCAATCGCGACGGCAGCCAGAGAACATACTGGCCGCATCAGGTGGAGGACCTGCTTTGTCCGGACAAGAACATCATCCACCTGGATGGACGCGACGTCGGCAAGAGTGTCTGTATCGGTACCGACGCGCTCCATTTTGCTTTCACCACCCGCGGCGGCCAGGGATTGATCGCCGCACCGCACCAGGGGCATCTCGACACTATTGCCGAGGAGATCGAGTTCCAACTGGAAGCCAATCCGGATCTTATGGCCAGCATCGCTCTGACCAAATACGGCAAGCCCAAGATTCATCGCAAACCATACTTCCGGCTCGAATTCACCAACGGCACAATTCTCTATTTCCGCCCGGCCGGAGCATACGGCGACGCGTTTCGCTCGCTTCACGTCGAACGCGTCTGGGTAGACGAAGGGGCCTGGCTCACTGAGCGGGCATGGAAGGCGCTACGCCAGTGTTTGAAATCCGGAGGTAAGCTGCGAATCTACTCCACACCGAACGGGATGCGGAACAGCACATACTATCGCCTGACCACCTCGACACAGTTCAAGGTGTTTCGATGGCCCTCCTGGCTCAACCCGATATGGTCTGAGGAACGTGAAGCGGAGCTGTTGGAATTTTATGGTGGCCGGGACAGCGCCGGGTGGCAGCATGAGGTGGCCGGGGAACACGGCAAACCGTCGTATGGGGCCTTCAACATTGAATATCTGAACTTCTGCCGTCAGGAACTTCTGGAATATCAGAAAGTGGTTATCACGGGCGACGAGCTGAGTGGTTGCGATACCGAAGAAGAATCGCACGACCGACTTGAGGCGCTGCTCAACCTTGTACCCCAGACAGGCGTGTTCTGGATCGGCGGCGACCTTGGCTATACCAACGACCCGACCGAACTCGTCGTGTTCCAGGAGCTGGAACTGGGGGAGCGCAGAATCATTAAACTCGTCCTGCGTGTTCATATGAAACACGTGGCCTACCCGCACATCGCCCAGACCATCGCATTGCTGGACCGATACTACACCGCCACCGGTATCGGCGTGGATAACGGCGGCAACGGACTGGCCGTGGTGCAGGAGCTTCACACGCTGGACAAATACAAAGACCTCCTGCTGGACGGCCGATTGCGCGGCTACGATTTCGGAGGGATGACGACCTTGGCAGTGCGCGATGGGAAAGAGGTAAGAAAGCGTACCAAGGAGTTCATGACTAGCCTCATCAACGGAGCTCTCCAGCGTCGGCAGATCGTCTTTCCGGCGGAGGACCTGGAATTGGAGGATCAATTCACCACCCACACCTACACGCTGCGTGACGGCCGGGTTATCTATTCCAAAGGCAACGACCACATTATCGACGCCGTCCGCTGTGCCCTGCTGGCCCGGGAACAGGCCAACCTCGATCAGGTCGGGGAGGAGACCGTTTCCCTGATACCTATCCTGACCGATCCGGTCTTTATCTGA
- a CDS encoding phage minor head protein: MIGALAAKKTVSQVEAIRRATEKSVRARNLYTEQTVADLTAMLVDAEDEVRRAILRYKSLGSLPDNKLAALEGLKKLQADIREATSRLHRDQTLLFRKTAKASFRQGIYRGIGEFAAAQLPFYRDLTPEGIDKLATRVFTIVDTDALDFMTNYNLVLAGDVHRELADGIKRAVMNGIATGKGIEDIARDLGRAVKDPESFRHAGSKVFTKAQYRMEVIARTEVLRAHNQGRIKFHDQVGVRKLEWMTMEDERVCPICGPLDGKVYDTGRFPQQPAHPNCRCTNVVAWPLEICGGELGAKVAAEPDACILPPQAIENQAKAKSKENAKLKAAFESGKVADLNTLTVKQLQTLSKQNGVSIARTKSDFIKLLDQVEPGFDHSDLTGAALKVKLKEHRIGLLRTKDDLVKLLAKKQRALKKAQIVSERLKKGEGLHVLTMDELQEVARTKGVSIYMIRQDVIDLLDKLEPEVDHSGLKGKSLIEAKQRYHIATTKNKQQLIKAIEKTIMSDAFEKFNNVAVKLIRS; the protein is encoded by the coding sequence ATGATCGGTGCACTAGCAGCGAAAAAAACCGTCTCTCAGGTAGAGGCTATCCGAAGAGCCACTGAAAAAAGCGTCCGGGCAAGGAACCTGTACACGGAGCAGACGGTCGCCGATTTGACCGCCATGCTCGTCGACGCCGAAGACGAGGTGCGTCGCGCCATCCTCCGGTACAAGAGCCTCGGCTCGCTTCCCGACAACAAGCTGGCAGCCCTGGAAGGGCTCAAGAAACTCCAGGCGGATATCCGGGAGGCCACGTCCCGACTGCACCGGGATCAGACACTGCTTTTTCGAAAGACAGCGAAAGCCTCTTTCCGCCAAGGCATCTACCGCGGCATCGGTGAATTTGCTGCGGCGCAATTGCCGTTCTACCGTGACTTGACTCCGGAAGGCATCGACAAGCTCGCCACCCGCGTCTTCACCATCGTCGACACCGACGCTCTCGACTTCATGACCAACTACAACCTGGTGCTCGCCGGAGATGTCCACCGCGAATTGGCCGACGGCATCAAGCGGGCCGTGATGAACGGCATCGCCACTGGCAAAGGTATCGAAGATATCGCCCGCGATCTCGGGCGTGCTGTTAAGGACCCAGAATCCTTTCGCCACGCGGGTTCCAAAGTGTTCACCAAGGCTCAGTACCGCATGGAGGTAATCGCACGCACTGAGGTGCTGCGAGCCCATAACCAGGGGCGGATCAAATTCCACGACCAAGTCGGTGTTCGAAAGCTCGAATGGATGACCATGGAGGATGAGCGGGTCTGCCCGATCTGTGGCCCGCTGGACGGAAAGGTCTACGATACAGGCCGATTTCCCCAGCAGCCTGCCCATCCCAACTGTCGCTGCACCAATGTGGTGGCTTGGCCGCTTGAGATTTGCGGTGGTGAATTGGGCGCTAAGGTTGCGGCTGAACCTGATGCATGCATCCTCCCTCCCCAGGCCATCGAAAATCAAGCAAAGGCGAAGTCCAAGGAGAACGCCAAGCTCAAAGCCGCCTTCGAGAGCGGGAAGGTCGCGGACCTGAACACACTCACTGTGAAGCAGCTCCAGACCCTGTCGAAGCAGAACGGCGTTTCCATCGCCCGAACAAAGTCCGACTTCATCAAACTGCTCGACCAGGTCGAGCCGGGCTTCGACCATTCGGATCTCACCGGAGCCGCACTGAAGGTGAAACTAAAAGAACATAGAATCGGCCTGCTGCGAACCAAGGATGACCTGGTTAAACTCCTGGCCAAGAAGCAAAGGGCACTGAAGAAGGCGCAGATTGTATCCGAGCGCTTGAAGAAAGGTGAAGGACTTCATGTGCTGACTATGGACGAACTGCAGGAGGTTGCCCGGACAAAGGGCGTTTCAATCTACATGATAAGACAGGACGTGATCGACTTGCTCGATAAGCTGGAACCAGAAGTGGACCATTCTGGACTCAAAGGCAAGTCCCTGATTGAAGCCAAGCAAAGATATCACATCGCCACGACCAAGAATAAGCAGCAACTTATCAAGGCGATTGAAAAAACGATAATGAGTGATGCTTTTGAGAAGTTTAATAATGTAGCGGTAAAATTAATTAGAAGCTGA